From a region of the Rhinopithecus roxellana isolate Shanxi Qingling chromosome 8, ASM756505v1, whole genome shotgun sequence genome:
- the DHPS gene encoding deoxyhypusine synthase isoform X1, with amino-acid sequence MEGSPEREAPAAALAAVLKHSSTLPPESTQVRGYDFTRGVDYCALLKAFGTTGFQATNFGRAVQQVNAMIEKKLEPLSQDEDQHADLTQSCRPLTGCTIFLGYTSNLISSGIRETIRYLVQHNMVDVLVTTAGGVEEDLIKCLAPTYLGEFSLRGKELRENGINRIGNLLVPNDNYCKFEDWLMPILDQMVLEQNTEGVKWTPSKMIARLGKEINNPESVYYWAQKNHIPVFSPALTDGSLGDMIFFHSYKHPGLVLDIVEDLRLINTQAIFAKGTGMIILGGGVVKHHIANANLMRNGADYAVYINTAQEFDGSDSGARPDEAVSWGKIRVDAQPVKVYADASLVFPLLVAETFAQKIDAFMHEKNED; translated from the exons ATGGAAGGTTCCCCGGAACGGGAGGCGCCAGCTGCGGCGCTGGCCGCCGTGCTAAAGCACAGCTCGACGTTGCCGCCCGAAAGCACCCAGGTCCGGGGCTACGACTTCACCCGCGGTGTGGATTACTGCGCGCTGCTGAAAGCCTTCGGCACCACCGGCTTCCAGGCCACCAACTTCGGGCGCGCTGTACAGCAAGTCAATGCCATG ATCGAGAAGAAGCTGGAACCGCTGTCACAGGATGAAGACCAGCATGCAGACCTGACCCAGAGCTGCCGCCCACTTACCGGCTGCACCATTTTCCTGGGATATACATCCAACCTCATCAGTTCAGGCATCCGTGAGACCATTCGCTACCTTGTGCAGCACAACATG GTGGACGTATTGGTGACCACAGCTGGCGGCGTGGAGGAGGACCTCATCAAGTGCCTGGCGCCCACATACTTGGGCGAGTTTAGCCTCAGGGGGAAGGAGCTCCGGGAGAACGGGATCAATAG GATCGGAAACCTGCTGGTGCCCAATGACAATTACTGCAAGTTTGAGGACTGGCTGATGCCCATTCTGGACCAGATGGTGCTGGAGCAAAACacagag GGTGTAAAGTGGACGCCTTCTAAGATGATCGCCCGGCTGGGCAAGGAGATCAACAACCCAGAGTCCGTGTATTACTGGGCCCAGAAG AACCACATCCCTGTGTTTAGTCCCGCACTTACAGACGGCTCGCTGGGTGACATGATCTTCTTCCATTCCTATAAGCACCCGGGCCTGGTCCTGGACATCGTTGAGG ACCTGAGGCTCATCAACACGCAGGCCATCTTTGCCAAGGGCACTGGGATGATCATTCTGGGCGGGGGCGTGGTCAAGCACCACATCGCCAATGCCAACCTCATG cGGAACGGGGCCGACTATGCTGTCTACATCAAcacagcccaggagtttgatggcTCCGACTCGGGTGCCCGACCAGACGAGGCTGTCTCCTGGGGCAAGATCCGGGTGGATGCACAGCCTGTCAAG GTCTATGCCGACGCTTCCCTGGTCTTCCCCCTGCTCGTGGCTGAAACCTTTGCCCAGAAGATAGATGCCTTCATGCATGAGAAGAACGAGGACTGA
- the DHPS gene encoding deoxyhypusine synthase isoform X2: MPILDQMVLEQNTEGVKWTPSKMIARLGKEINNPESVYYWAQKNHIPVFSPALTDGSLGDMIFFHSYKHPGLVLDIVEDLRLINTQAIFAKGTGMIILGGGVVKHHIANANLMRNGADYAVYINTAQEFDGSDSGARPDEAVSWGKIRVDAQPVKVYADASLVFPLLVAETFAQKIDAFMHEKNED; the protein is encoded by the exons ATGCCCATTCTGGACCAGATGGTGCTGGAGCAAAACacagag GGTGTAAAGTGGACGCCTTCTAAGATGATCGCCCGGCTGGGCAAGGAGATCAACAACCCAGAGTCCGTGTATTACTGGGCCCAGAAG AACCACATCCCTGTGTTTAGTCCCGCACTTACAGACGGCTCGCTGGGTGACATGATCTTCTTCCATTCCTATAAGCACCCGGGCCTGGTCCTGGACATCGTTGAGG ACCTGAGGCTCATCAACACGCAGGCCATCTTTGCCAAGGGCACTGGGATGATCATTCTGGGCGGGGGCGTGGTCAAGCACCACATCGCCAATGCCAACCTCATG cGGAACGGGGCCGACTATGCTGTCTACATCAAcacagcccaggagtttgatggcTCCGACTCGGGTGCCCGACCAGACGAGGCTGTCTCCTGGGGCAAGATCCGGGTGGATGCACAGCCTGTCAAG GTCTATGCCGACGCTTCCCTGGTCTTCCCCCTGCTCGTGGCTGAAACCTTTGCCCAGAAGATAGATGCCTTCATGCATGAGAAGAACGAGGACTGA